A stretch of DNA from Streptomyces rubradiris:
CGGCCAGCACCCCGAAGGTCATGGACCACTGCGAGCCCAGCGCCGAGCCGGACAGCGTCCACCAGAAGGTCGCCTTCGCGGACGTCGAGCGCGGCAGATAGCGGGAGTAGTCGGCCACGTACGGCCCGAACGCCAGTTGCCAGGACGCCGACAGGGACACCGCCAGCAGGAACAGCGGCAGCGAGAAGTGCGCGTCGTGCAGCAGCGCGGAGGTGTCGGCGCGGTCCAGGAGGCGTACGGCGAGGAAGACGAAGGCGAGCGCGCACACCGTGCTCGCCACCCGGCCGAGGGCGTGCACGACCCGGTACCCGGCGGTCGCGATGACCCCCGTGACGGCGGCGAAGACGACGATCCCGGTGGTGTCGTCCGTGTGCGTCAGCTCGCCCACCGCCTGCCCGGCGAGCACGCTGCCGGAGGCGAAGAAGCCGACGTACATGACGACCACCAGCAGCAGCGGCACGACCGCCCCGCGCACCCCGAACTGGGCCCGCGACTGGATCATCTGCGGCAGGCCCAGCCGCGGGCCCTGCGCGGAGTGCAGGGCCATCACCGCGCCGCCGAGCAGGTTGCCGAGCAGCAGGCCGAGCACCGACCAGACCACGTCCCCGCCGAAGACGACCGCGAGGGCGCCGGTGACGACGGCCGTGATCTGGAGGTTGGCCCCCAGCCACAGCGTGAACTGGCCGAAGGCCCTGCCGTGCCGTTCCTCGTCCGGGACGACATCGATGGAGCGCGGTTCCACGAACTGTGCCATGCGTTCTCCCCACACCGGGCTGTATAACGGTATGCAGCGACACACTGTCTGAATAGGCGGCCGGTGTTTGTCAATGCCCCGGCGCTGTACTCTCCCGGGGCGTCGAGGAGATCTGGAGGGGGAGTACCGCATGAGCGCGAGCGACAGCCCTGCGAACCGGTTGCAGGCGCTCTTCGAGGGCCACCGGCTCACGCCGACCCAGCGCCGCATCGCGCACAGCATGGTGCGCCGCGCCGCCGACGTGCCCTTTCTGTCCAGTGTGGAGCTGGCCGAACTGGCCGGGGTCAGCCAGCCGTCGGTGACCCGGTTCGCCGTCGCCCTCGGCTTCGACGGCTACCCCGCCCTGCGCCGGCACCTGCGCGAGGTCGTCCCGGCCGGACCCACCACGGGCGCCGGCGCCTACAACGAGTACCAGCAGGCCGTCGAGGCCGAGATCGAGAACCTCAGGCACCTGGCCGAGCTGCTCGCCGACCCGCGCCCGGTGCAGCGGGCCGGCCGCCTGCTCGCCGCCTCCCGGCCGCTGCCGGTGCTGGGCCTGCGCGCCGCCGCCTCCCAGGCCTACGGCTTCGCCTACTTCGCCGCCAAGGTCCACCCGGACGTCCGGCTGCTGCACGAGGGCGGCACGATGGTCCAGGACCGGATCGACGCCGCCGTCCGGGCCGGCGCCACCGCCCTGCTGTGCTTCGCGCTGCCCCGGCACCCGCGCGAGGTCGTGGACACCCTCGCCCACGCCAAGGACGCGGGCCTGACCGTGGTCACGGTCGCCGACTCGGCGTTCGCGCCGGTCGCCAAGCACTCCGACCTGCTGCTGCCCGCCGCCGTCGGCACCGGGCTCGCCTTCGACACCGCCTGCGCGCCGATGCTGCTCGGCCGGGTGCTGCTGGAGGCGCTGTGCGACGACCTGCCGGACGCCCAGGCCCGGCTGGAGGAGTTCGACGCCAAGGCGGCGGCCCGGGGCCTGTTCGTGGAGTGACCGGGCCGCGCCGCTCTCAGATTCGTCTCACGTTCTGCTATTAGCTTCCCCATCGAGACGCAAGCGCTGTGGACACGTGACACGGGAGGCTGACGTGGCGCGCGGAGGACGCGGAGGGCAGGGACTGGCACGGGTGGCCGTCGTCGTACGGGCGGGCGCCGCGCCGCTGTGGTGGCTCGGGGTGGTCGCCGCCGGGCTCGGGGCGGTGCCCGAGGGGCTGACCGGGCGGCGGATCGGGACGACGGCCGGGGCGGCGCTGTTCCTGCTCGGCGCGGCCGGCGTGCTGCTGGCCCGCCGGGGCCGGTACGCGGCTCTCGCCCGCGGGGCGGCCCGCGCCGGCAAGTACGACGTGCTCCAGGACCGCGCGGTGACCGTGCGCGGCTGGCGCCGGGGACACCGCTGGTGGCTGCTGCTGGGCTGGGCGCTCGCGCTCGGCTCGGCGTTCGCGGTGCCCGTGGCCGGCGGGCTGCTGCTGGCCGGGCTGGGTGCCGGGCTGTGGCTGAAGGCCGCCTGGATCGGGCGGCTGGAGCGGTCCGCCGAGGCCCTGCTGTGGGTGCGCGTCGACTGGCTCGGCCGGGGCGGCGGGAACCCGGCGGGCAAGGCCGTCAAGAGCCTGCGGGCCACGGGCGTCGCGGCCGGCGACGCGGCCCCGGGCGGGGCCCGCCGCCGTACCGCGGCCCTGGTCTGAGCCGCTTCAGACCTCCAGCTCCTCCTCGATCCTGCGCAGCTGGTGCCGGGCCATCGCCAGATTGGCCCGGGAGGAGTCCAGCACCAGGTACAGGAACAGTCCGTTGCCGCCCCGGCCCTTGAGCAGGCGGATCAGGTGGTACTGGTCGGTCAGGGTGATCAGGATGTCCTCGATCTCGCCCTTGAGGCCGAGGAGTTCCATCGTGCGCATCTTGGCGCGGACCACGTCGGTGTTCCCGGCGGCGGCCACGTTCAGGTCGAAGCTCGCGCTGTCACCCATCGTGCCCAGCGCCATTCCGCTGGTGTAGTCGACGAGCGCGGCGCCGGTGGCGCCCGAGATGGTGGTGAGGGCCTGCTTCAGGGCGGTCGCGGTGTCGGACATGGGGGTCCTCTCAGCTGTCGGTTGCGGTGCGGGTCTCGGCGGCCGTGGGGTGCGGCGCGCGGGAGTCCCGGGGGCGTGCGGGGGCGGTGCCGGGGAGCGGGCGTACGGCCTCGGCGGCGTCCAGCAGCTCCCCGACGCGGGCGCCGGCCCGGCGGCCCTCCAGGTGCAGCCGGCCCACGTTGACCCGGTCCTGGGCGAGCAGCGTCAGCACGGCGGTGCGGCCGGCCGCGTAGGTGGCGACATAGCCGCGCTCGCCGCGCACCAGCAGCTCCCGCAGGGCCCCGTTCCCGGTGGCGTCGGAGGTCCGTACGGCGACGCCGAGCGCGGCGGCGGTGAGCGCGGCCAGGCCCTCGGGGTCGACGCCGGGGGTGTCGTGGGCGATGACGAGGCCGTCGACGCCGGCCGCGAGGGCGCCGGTGAGCTGCGGCACCCGGGTGCGCAGCCGGTGCAGTTCGGCCAGCACGGTCCGCAGGCCGTCCTCGGTCACCATCAACTGTCTCCTTTCGGCGGGGCGGTGCCGTTCAAAGCGCCTCCAGCGCATCCCTGAGCCTCTTCAGCAGCGCGATGTCGGGGTCGGTGGTGACCGGGAGGGGTGGTGGTGCGGGCGGTGGTGCGGGGCCCGCGGGCACCGGCGCGATCCAGCCGGCCGCGGTGAGCCGGCGGACGTCGACCAGCGTGTGGAAGGCCTGCCGGCCCAGGTCCCGGGCCAGGTCGGCGGCCGTGCGGACGCCGTCCACGCGGTCCAGGACGGCCCGCTGCCGGGGAGTGACCGGCCGGGCGGGGCCGGGGGCCGGGTCGGCGCGGATCAGCGGGACGCTGTCGGCGGCCGGGTCCGGCCACAGCCGGTGCAGCAGCAGCCGGCGGCGCAGCGTCGCGCGCTCCAGCGCGACCACCGGCACCGAGGGCAGCGGGCCGGGCCGGGGCCCGGCGCCGTACCGGAACCGGCCCGGGGTGCCGCTCGGTGCCAGCGCGAAGTACCCGGCGTCGTACAGCGCGTCCAGGTGGCACAGCTCCAGCGCGCCGGTGGGCAGCACCCCGGAGCGCAGCAGCAGTTCCGCCGCCCGCGCGGGGCCGGGCGCCCGGGCGGCGGCGCGCTGCCAGGCGGCGGCCGCGAGGGTGCCGTGGGCCGTGAGGAGCACGCCGAGATCCGGGGCGAGGGGGCTCTCGGCGTGCACCACCCGGCCCTCGGCGAGGTGCAGGACGCCGTGTTCGCGGACCAGGACGCCGGTGGCCCGCTCGTCGGCGAGCCGGGTCAGCATCGGGGACAGGGCGCGCGCGGCCCGCCTGTCCCGCACCGGCAGGGCCGGCGGAGGGATCCGGACCATGGTCATCCCAGCACCAGCCGGGCGGCCATCTCGCCGAGCCGGATCCGGGCGAGCGCGAGGTTGCCCTCCTCGCGGCCGAGCCACAGGTGCAGGAACACGCTGCTGTCGAAGGAGGTGTCCACGAACCGCAGCAGGTGGTAGCTGTCACCGTTGCTGACGATCAGGTCCTCCACGGGCGGCAGCCCCGCGCGGACCGCGGTGAAGGTGCCGTGCTCGGCGGCCAGCCGGGCCAGTTCGGCGGCCTCGGCGGCACTCGTCTCGTGGTCCCCGCCGGGGGCCTCCCCGACCGTGCCGAGGGCCAGTCCGCTCGTCCAGTCCACCAGCGCGGCCCCCCGGGCACCGGGCAGGCGCATCGCTTCCAGTAAGCACTCGTCGATTCCGGGCACCGTGGCTTCCTCCCGCCTGGGACTCCGGCTGAGTGACGCCGACACTACGCAACGTGTGTGCGGGAGGCGGGGCCTTTGGCAATTTCCGGTGGAACATTCGTCCGACGTACTAGTGTTGTCCAACTGACGTGTGTTCCGCGGCCGTTGATCCTTTCTTCCGGCCGGCGGCCGGGGCGTGCCGGCGGCTTCAGGGAGCCCGCAGGGTGGTGAGCGCCGACGCGTGCGCCCCTCCGGAGTCGGCCACCACCTCGGCGACGGTCTGGGCCCGCCGCACGGTCGCGAAGGCCATGCCGCCGTACCCGTCCGGGGCGTAGCCGTGGATCCCCGGCCGGACGAGGGAGTTGTAGGCGTAGTGGTGGGCGAAGCCGTACGCCCCCGTGTCCAGCGCCGCCGCGTAGTCGCCCTGCTCCAGCGGGGGCAGCGCGCGTCCCTCGGCGAGCAGGTCGCCCGAGAAGCAGGCCGGCCCCGCGATGTCCTGCACGGTCCTCGGCCCCGCCTTCGGCCGCCCCCCGGCGTCGTACGCGGCGATCCTGAGCGGCCACGCACCCGGCGCGTACACCGTCCGCACCGCCACCTGCACGCCCGCGTGGGTCACCGCGATCCGCCGCCCGCCCGCGGTCTTGGTGTACTCCACCCGGGCCACCACCACGCCGTGCCGGGCCAGCAGCGACCGCCCGAACTCCGTCACCAGCCCGTACCGCCCGTCGAACAGCCCCGGCACCCGCGCGGCCAGCAGCCGCGCGTACCGCGCGAACGTCGGCGCGGTCTCCTCCGAGGCGAAGTTCACCGGCAGCCCGCCACCGATGTCGATCGTGTCGACCTGGCGGCGCCCGACGGCGGCGTTGATCTCCTCCGCCAGCGCGTACACCTCCGCCACCCCCTGGGCCAGCAGCGGCAGCGGGACGCCCTGCGAGCCGGTGTGCGTGTGCAGCCGGGTCAGCCACGGCCGCCGCGCGAACGCCTCCACGACCCGGGCGCGCGCCCTCGTCGCGCAGGGCCACACCGAACTTCGAGGTCCGGGTCGCCGTCGAGGTCGCGCCGATGTCACCGGCGCCGATCTGCGGGTTGACCCGCAGGCCGAGCGGGGACCGGGACGGGACGGCGCGCACCAGGGCGTCGAGCCGGCGCAGCTCCTGCTGGTTGTCCGCGTTCACCGCGACCCCGAGGGCGAGGGCCTCGCGCAGCTCCGCCGGGGTCTTCGCGGGCGAGTCCAGCACCGTCCGCGCGGCCGGCACCCCGGCGGCGCGGGCCAGCGCCAGCTCCCCGGGGCTCGCCGCCTCGGCGCCGAGGCCCGCCGTGTGCAGCAGCCGCACCACCGGCACCAGGGGGCACGCCTTCACCGCGAAGGCGTGCAGCACCGGTATCCCCGGCGTCACGACCGCCTCGAACGCCGCCCGCAGCGCCGCCGCCGACTCCCGGATGCCGGTGACGTCCAACAGCCCCACCACGGCCGCGTCCGGCCCCAGCAGCCCCTGCTCGACGGCCGCCCGCACCGCCCGGTCCCGCCGGGCCGCCCGCTCCCGGGCCTCGATCCCGGGCTCCGCCACGGCCCCGGTCCCGAACTCCGGTACGGCCCCGGGCTCCGGTACGGCCCCGGGCTCCCGTGCCGCCCCGGCCCCGGTGCCCTGTGCGGCCCCATCACCGAGGTCCTGTCCGGTTCCGGCCCCGGCGTCCTGTGCGGCCCCGATCTCCTTCACGGGCCTCTCCGTCCTCTCCGTCCTGTCCCGGGCTTCCGGTGTCTCCAGCCGGATACCCGCCACGCCCGTACGGGACCACCCCATGTATTGACTAGCCCTATTCAGGGCTACAGGATGTGAATAGTCGTAGGCACAGGAGGAGACAGAGATGTCGGGACCCCGCCCCGTACGAGCACCGCGCGGCACGGAACTCAGCGCCCTGGGATGGCAGCAGGAAGCCGCCCTGCGCATGCTGCAGAACAACCTCGACCCCGAGGTCGCCGAGCACCCCGACAAGC
This window harbors:
- a CDS encoding roadblock/LC7 domain-containing protein yields the protein MVTEDGLRTVLAELHRLRTRVPQLTGALAAGVDGLVIAHDTPGVDPEGLAALTAAALGVAVRTSDATGNGALRELLVRGERGYVATYAAGRTAVLTLLAQDRVNVGRLHLEGRRAGARVGELLDAAEAVRPLPGTAPARPRDSRAPHPTAAETRTATDS
- a CDS encoding MurR/RpiR family transcriptional regulator is translated as MSASDSPANRLQALFEGHRLTPTQRRIAHSMVRRAADVPFLSSVELAELAGVSQPSVTRFAVALGFDGYPALRRHLREVVPAGPTTGAGAYNEYQQAVEAEIENLRHLAELLADPRPVQRAGRLLAASRPLPVLGLRAAASQAYGFAYFAAKVHPDVRLLHEGGTMVQDRIDAAVRAGATALLCFALPRHPREVVDTLAHAKDAGLTVVTVADSAFAPVAKHSDLLLPAAVGTGLAFDTACAPMLLGRVLLEALCDDLPDAQARLEEFDAKAAARGLFVE
- a CDS encoding purine-cytosine permease family protein yields the protein MAQFVEPRSIDVVPDEERHGRAFGQFTLWLGANLQITAVVTGALAVVFGGDVVWSVLGLLLGNLLGGAVMALHSAQGPRLGLPQMIQSRAQFGVRGAVVPLLLVVVMYVGFFASGSVLAGQAVGELTHTDDTTGIVVFAAVTGVIATAGYRVVHALGRVASTVCALAFVFLAVRLLDRADTSALLHDAHFSLPLFLLAVSLSASWQLAFGPYVADYSRYLPRSTSAKATFWWTLSGSALGSQWSMTFGVLAAATAGEAFLDSQVGYVVGLGGTGLVASFLYFVIALGKLTVNVLNTYGGFMSLVTGVSGFRGQRRLSPAGRVAYIALVMTAGTAVALLGKDSFLSSFKDFLLFLLTFFTPWSAINLVDYYLISKERYDLAALADPHGRYGAWRFDALAVYAAGLLAQLPFLATGFYTGPLVEPLGGADVSWIVGLAVPALLYRLVARRLPPPDAPPAVPAPEPGASTSAAGPPAS
- a CDS encoding transcriptional regulator; amino-acid sequence: MTMVRIPPPALPVRDRRAARALSPMLTRLADERATGVLVREHGVLHLAEGRVVHAESPLAPDLGVLLTAHGTLAAAAWQRAAARAPGPARAAELLLRSGVLPTGALELCHLDALYDAGYFALAPSGTPGRFRYGAGPRPGPLPSVPVVALERATLRRRLLLHRLWPDPAADSVPLIRADPAPGPARPVTPRQRAVLDRVDGVRTAADLARDLGRQAFHTLVDVRRLTAAGWIAPVPAGPAPPPAPPPLPVTTDPDIALLKRLRDALEAL